A genomic region of Arachis stenosperma cultivar V10309 chromosome 9, arast.V10309.gnm1.PFL2, whole genome shotgun sequence contains the following coding sequences:
- the LOC130950848 gene encoding protein NONRESPONDING TO OXYLIPINS 2, mitochondrial-like isoform X4, with the protein MAWRSGSLSRSLISTARASLRPSAPRLRPPPLAAPRLHSRRFSIPASRNLGELGCMQSLLPVHSTMAVACLTSHLAVSARAYCELSHGT; encoded by the exons ATGGCATGGCGTTCTGGATCTCTCTCTCGCTCACTAATCTCCACAGCTAGGGCTTCCCTCCGCCCATCCGCTCCCCGCCTCCGTCCTCCGCCACTCGCTGCCCCTCGCCTCCACTCCCGCCGCTTCTCTATCCCTGCTTCCAG GAACTTGGGGGAATTAGGGTGCATGCAATCACTGTTACCAGTTCATAGCACGATGGCCGTGGCGTGTCTCACATCGCACCTTGCTGTTAGCGCGCGTGCTTATTGCGAGCTCTCCCATGGTAC GTGA
- the LOC130950848 gene encoding protein NONRESPONDING TO OXYLIPINS 2, mitochondrial-like isoform X1 encodes MAWRSGSLSRSLISTARASLRPSAPRLRPPPLAAPRLHSRRFSIPASRNLGELGCMQSLLPVHSTMAVACLTSHLAVSARAYCELSHGTFRRSCQDR; translated from the exons ATGGCATGGCGTTCTGGATCTCTCTCTCGCTCACTAATCTCCACAGCTAGGGCTTCCCTCCGCCCATCCGCTCCCCGCCTCCGTCCTCCGCCACTCGCTGCCCCTCGCCTCCACTCCCGCCGCTTCTCTATCCCTGCTTCCAG GAACTTGGGGGAATTAGGGTGCATGCAATCACTGTTACCAGTTCATAGCACGATGGCCGTGGCGTGTCTCACATCGCACCTTGCTGTTAGCGCGCGTGCTTATTGCGAGCTCTCCCATGGTACCTTCCGTCGTTCTTGTCAAGATCGCTAG
- the LOC130950848 gene encoding protein NONRESPONDING TO OXYLIPINS 2, mitochondrial-like isoform X3 has translation MAWRSGSLSRSLISTARASLRPSAPRLRPPPLAAPRLHSRRFSIPASRNLGELGCMQSLLPVHSTMAVACLTSHLAVSARAYCELSHGDPDS, from the exons ATGGCATGGCGTTCTGGATCTCTCTCTCGCTCACTAATCTCCACAGCTAGGGCTTCCCTCCGCCCATCCGCTCCCCGCCTCCGTCCTCCGCCACTCGCTGCCCCTCGCCTCCACTCCCGCCGCTTCTCTATCCCTGCTTCCAG GAACTTGGGGGAATTAGGGTGCATGCAATCACTGTTACCAGTTCATAGCACGATGGCCGTGGCGTGTCTCACATCGCACCTTGCTGTTAGCGCGCGTGCTTATTGCGAGCTCTCCCATG GTGATCCTGATTCCTGA
- the LOC130950848 gene encoding protein NONRESPONDING TO OXYLIPINS 2, mitochondrial-like isoform X2 has product MAWRSGSLSRSLISTARASLRPSAPRLRPPPLAAPRLHSRRFSIPASRNLGELGCMQSLLPVHSTMAVACLTSHLAVSARAYCELSHGRNGKDG; this is encoded by the exons ATGGCATGGCGTTCTGGATCTCTCTCTCGCTCACTAATCTCCACAGCTAGGGCTTCCCTCCGCCCATCCGCTCCCCGCCTCCGTCCTCCGCCACTCGCTGCCCCTCGCCTCCACTCCCGCCGCTTCTCTATCCCTGCTTCCAG GAACTTGGGGGAATTAGGGTGCATGCAATCACTGTTACCAGTTCATAGCACGATGGCCGTGGCGTGTCTCACATCGCACCTTGCTGTTAGCGCGCGTGCTTATTGCGAGCTCTCCCATG GTAGGAATGGAAAAGATGGGTGA
- the LOC130951751 gene encoding alpha-L-fucosidase 2 isoform X2, with protein sequence MEERAPQKEWWRTISGMEEEDGGGGGSRPLKVTFSEAAINWTDAIPIGNGRLGAMIWGGVSSELLQLNEDTLWTGMPGDYTNSSAPAALAKVRKLVDNRNYSQATEEAVNLSGEPSAVYQLLGDIKLEFDDSHAAYSNESYYRELDLDTATAKVKYSVGDVEFSREHFASNPDQVIVSRISASKPASLSFTVSLDSKLPHNLQVSGQNQVIMEGSCPSRRIPPNAKSPPSSMANSSIDPKGIKFSAVLDVQITGEKGVVHVLEGPKLRIEGSDSAILLLTASSSFDGPFTKPENSKKNPTSDSLNTMISVKKLSYANLYARHLDDYQNLFHRVSLQLSKSSKAAVKDRKLASSQSNIPQTIPTSARISSFQTDEDPSFVELLFQYGRYILISSSRAGTQVSNLQGIWNKNLEPAWDGAPHLNINLQMNYWPTLACNLHECQEPLFDYISSLSVTGSKTAKVNYEANGWVAHQVSDIWAKSSPDRGLAVWALWPMGGAWLCTHLWEHYTYTMDKDFLKNKAYPLLEGCTSFLLDWLIEGPNGLLETNPSTSPEHMFIAPDQKPASVSYSTTMDISIIKEVFSSIVSAAEVLGTSNDAIIKRVTEVQSKLPPTKIASDGSIMEWAEDFQDPEIHHRHVSHLFGLFPGHTITPDKTPDLCKAADYTLIKRGEEGPGWSTTWKAALWARLKNSEHAYRMLKHLIVLVDPFHESNYEGGLYSNLFTTHPPFQIDANFGFSAAVAEMLVQSTMKDLYLLPALPRDKWPNGCVKGLKARGGITVNICWKEGDLHEVGLWSENQKSQVRLHHRETMVLAELSPGIVYSYNNQLKCVKTYSL encoded by the exons ATGGAGGAGAGAGCCCCACAGAAAGAGTGGTGGAGGACAATAAGTGGAATGGAGGAAgaggatggtggtggtggtggtagcaGGCCATTGAAGGTTACGTTCTCTGAAGCTGCAATCAACTGGACCGATGCCATACCCATCGGAAATGGCCGTCTTGGGGCTATGATTTGGGGTGGTGTTTCATCGGAGCTTCTCCAGCTAAATG AGGACACACTTTGGACTGGAATGCCTGGCGATTACACCAACAGCAGTGCTCCAGCAGCATTGGCTAAAGTTAGAAAACTTGTTGATAACAGAAATTACTCTCAAGCTACAGAAGAAGCTGTCAATTTGTCAGGAGAGCCTTCTGCT GTATACCAACTTCTTGGTGATATCAAGCTAGAATTTGACGATTCTCATGCTGCATACTCGAATGAGTCTTACTACAGAGAGCTGGATTTGGATACTGCAACAGCAAAAGTAAAATACTCTGTTGGTGATGTTGAATTCAGCAGAGAACATTTTGCTTCTAATCCAGACCAAGTGATAGTGTCAAGGATTTCTGCAAGCAAGCCAGCTTCTTTGTCATTTACAGTGTCTTTGGATAGCAAATTACCTCACAATTTGCAAGTTAGTGGCCAAAATCAGGTAATAATGGAAGGAAGTTGTCCTAGCAGAAGGATACCACCGAATGCAAAGTCACCACCTTCATCGATGGCTAATTCAAGTATTGATCCGAAGGGAATTAAGTTTTCTGCTGTCCTTGATGTACAAATTACTGGTGAGAAGGGGGTTGTGCATGTTTTGGAAGGTCCAAAGCTTAGGATTGAAGGTTCAGATTCTGCTATTTTGCTTCTGAcagcttcttcttcatttgatGGGCCATTCACTAAGCCTGAAAACTCTAAGAAGAATCCTACTTCAGATTCCCTCAATACAATGATATCGGTTAAAAAGTTGTCATATGCTAACCTTTATGCACGCCACTTGGATGACTATCAAAATCTATTTCATCGTGTGTCGTTGCAACTCTCAAAAAGCAGCAAGGCTGCTGTGAAGGATAGGAAATTGGCTTCCTCTCAATCTAACATCCCTCAAACCATTCCAACTTCGGCGAGAATCAGCTCTTTTCAAACAGATGAAGATCCTTCATTTGTGGAGCTCTTGTTTCAATATGGTAGGTATATACTAATTTCTAGTTCGCGTGCTGGAACTCAGGTCTCAAACCTACAGGGCATATGGAACAAGAATCTTGAGCCTGCATGGGA CGGTGCGCCTCACTTGAACATTAATCTTCAAATGAACTATTGGCCAACTCTTGCTTGCAATCTACATGAATGTCAAGAGCCATTATTTGATTACATTTCCTCTTTGTCAGTCACTGGTAGTAAAACTGCAAAG GTGAACTATGAAGCAAACGGTTGGGTTGCACATCAAGTTTCTGACATATGGGCTAAATCGTCCCCAGATCGAGGTCTTGCAGTTTGGGCATTATGGCCAATGGGTGGAGCTTGGCTTTGTACCCATCTATGGGAGCATTATACTTATACAATGGACAAA gattttctaaaaaataaggCATATCCTTTATTGGAAGGTTGTACTTCGTTTCTGTTGGATTGGTTGATTGAAGGTCCTAATGGATTATTAGAAACCAACCCATCAACTTCACCAGAGCACATGTTCATTGCACCAGATCAAAAGCCTGCCAGTGTGAGCTACTCGACTACTATGGACATATCGATCATCAAAGAAGTTTTCTCTTCAATTGTATCTGCTGCTGAG GTTCTGGGGACAAGCAATGATGCTATTATCAAAAGGGTAACTGAGGTTCAGTCCAAGCTTCCACCAACAAAAATTGCTAGTGATGGTTCCATTATGGAATGG GCAGAAGATTTCCAAGACCCTGAAATACATCATAGACATGTTTCACATTTATTTGGCCTGTTTCCAGGGCACACAATAACTCCTGACAAAACTCCTGACCTCTGTAAAGCCGCAGATTATACTCTAATTAAAAGAG GAGAGGAAGGTCCAGGGTGGTCAACAACTTGGAAAGCTGCGTTATGGGCAAGACTTAAGAACAGTGAGCATGCATATCGCATGTTAAAGCACTTGATTGTATTGGTGGACCCTTTTCATGAAAGTAACTATGAAGGAGGACTCTACAGTAACCTCTTCACTACACATCCTCCATTCCAGATTGATGCTAACTTTGG TTTCTCAGCAGCAGTTGCAGAAATGCTTGTTCAGAGCACAATGAAGGACCTTTACTTGCTTCCGGCATTGCCTCGCGACAAATGGCCGAACGGCTGCGTGAAAGGATTGAAAGCACGTGGCGGGATCACAGTGAACATATGCTGGAAAGAAGGTGATCTGCATGAAGTTGGGCTTTGGTCAGAAAACCAGAAATCCCAAGTGAGACTACACCATAGAGAAACCATGGTGCTAGCTGAATTATCACCAGGCATAGTTTACTCTTACAATAATCAGTTGAAGTGTGTGAAGACATACTCTCTTTAA
- the LOC130951751 gene encoding alpha-L-fucosidase 2 isoform X1, with protein sequence MTSVQVPARLLLTLLLFLFYASPSHSSKPERAPQKEWWRTISGMEEEDGGGGGSRPLKVTFSEAAINWTDAIPIGNGRLGAMIWGGVSSELLQLNEDTLWTGMPGDYTNSSAPAALAKVRKLVDNRNYSQATEEAVNLSGEPSAVYQLLGDIKLEFDDSHAAYSNESYYRELDLDTATAKVKYSVGDVEFSREHFASNPDQVIVSRISASKPASLSFTVSLDSKLPHNLQVSGQNQVIMEGSCPSRRIPPNAKSPPSSMANSSIDPKGIKFSAVLDVQITGEKGVVHVLEGPKLRIEGSDSAILLLTASSSFDGPFTKPENSKKNPTSDSLNTMISVKKLSYANLYARHLDDYQNLFHRVSLQLSKSSKAAVKDRKLASSQSNIPQTIPTSARISSFQTDEDPSFVELLFQYGRYILISSSRAGTQVSNLQGIWNKNLEPAWDGAPHLNINLQMNYWPTLACNLHECQEPLFDYISSLSVTGSKTAKVNYEANGWVAHQVSDIWAKSSPDRGLAVWALWPMGGAWLCTHLWEHYTYTMDKDFLKNKAYPLLEGCTSFLLDWLIEGPNGLLETNPSTSPEHMFIAPDQKPASVSYSTTMDISIIKEVFSSIVSAAEVLGTSNDAIIKRVTEVQSKLPPTKIASDGSIMEWAEDFQDPEIHHRHVSHLFGLFPGHTITPDKTPDLCKAADYTLIKRGEEGPGWSTTWKAALWARLKNSEHAYRMLKHLIVLVDPFHESNYEGGLYSNLFTTHPPFQIDANFGFSAAVAEMLVQSTMKDLYLLPALPRDKWPNGCVKGLKARGGITVNICWKEGDLHEVGLWSENQKSQVRLHHRETMVLAELSPGIVYSYNNQLKCVKTYSL encoded by the exons ATGACTTCAGTTCAAGTTCCTGCAAGGCTATTGCTGACTCTGCTGTTGTTTCTTTTCTATGCTTCACCTTCTCATTCCTCAAAACCA GAGAGAGCCCCACAGAAAGAGTGGTGGAGGACAATAAGTGGAATGGAGGAAgaggatggtggtggtggtggtagcaGGCCATTGAAGGTTACGTTCTCTGAAGCTGCAATCAACTGGACCGATGCCATACCCATCGGAAATGGCCGTCTTGGGGCTATGATTTGGGGTGGTGTTTCATCGGAGCTTCTCCAGCTAAATG AGGACACACTTTGGACTGGAATGCCTGGCGATTACACCAACAGCAGTGCTCCAGCAGCATTGGCTAAAGTTAGAAAACTTGTTGATAACAGAAATTACTCTCAAGCTACAGAAGAAGCTGTCAATTTGTCAGGAGAGCCTTCTGCT GTATACCAACTTCTTGGTGATATCAAGCTAGAATTTGACGATTCTCATGCTGCATACTCGAATGAGTCTTACTACAGAGAGCTGGATTTGGATACTGCAACAGCAAAAGTAAAATACTCTGTTGGTGATGTTGAATTCAGCAGAGAACATTTTGCTTCTAATCCAGACCAAGTGATAGTGTCAAGGATTTCTGCAAGCAAGCCAGCTTCTTTGTCATTTACAGTGTCTTTGGATAGCAAATTACCTCACAATTTGCAAGTTAGTGGCCAAAATCAGGTAATAATGGAAGGAAGTTGTCCTAGCAGAAGGATACCACCGAATGCAAAGTCACCACCTTCATCGATGGCTAATTCAAGTATTGATCCGAAGGGAATTAAGTTTTCTGCTGTCCTTGATGTACAAATTACTGGTGAGAAGGGGGTTGTGCATGTTTTGGAAGGTCCAAAGCTTAGGATTGAAGGTTCAGATTCTGCTATTTTGCTTCTGAcagcttcttcttcatttgatGGGCCATTCACTAAGCCTGAAAACTCTAAGAAGAATCCTACTTCAGATTCCCTCAATACAATGATATCGGTTAAAAAGTTGTCATATGCTAACCTTTATGCACGCCACTTGGATGACTATCAAAATCTATTTCATCGTGTGTCGTTGCAACTCTCAAAAAGCAGCAAGGCTGCTGTGAAGGATAGGAAATTGGCTTCCTCTCAATCTAACATCCCTCAAACCATTCCAACTTCGGCGAGAATCAGCTCTTTTCAAACAGATGAAGATCCTTCATTTGTGGAGCTCTTGTTTCAATATGGTAGGTATATACTAATTTCTAGTTCGCGTGCTGGAACTCAGGTCTCAAACCTACAGGGCATATGGAACAAGAATCTTGAGCCTGCATGGGA CGGTGCGCCTCACTTGAACATTAATCTTCAAATGAACTATTGGCCAACTCTTGCTTGCAATCTACATGAATGTCAAGAGCCATTATTTGATTACATTTCCTCTTTGTCAGTCACTGGTAGTAAAACTGCAAAG GTGAACTATGAAGCAAACGGTTGGGTTGCACATCAAGTTTCTGACATATGGGCTAAATCGTCCCCAGATCGAGGTCTTGCAGTTTGGGCATTATGGCCAATGGGTGGAGCTTGGCTTTGTACCCATCTATGGGAGCATTATACTTATACAATGGACAAA gattttctaaaaaataaggCATATCCTTTATTGGAAGGTTGTACTTCGTTTCTGTTGGATTGGTTGATTGAAGGTCCTAATGGATTATTAGAAACCAACCCATCAACTTCACCAGAGCACATGTTCATTGCACCAGATCAAAAGCCTGCCAGTGTGAGCTACTCGACTACTATGGACATATCGATCATCAAAGAAGTTTTCTCTTCAATTGTATCTGCTGCTGAG GTTCTGGGGACAAGCAATGATGCTATTATCAAAAGGGTAACTGAGGTTCAGTCCAAGCTTCCACCAACAAAAATTGCTAGTGATGGTTCCATTATGGAATGG GCAGAAGATTTCCAAGACCCTGAAATACATCATAGACATGTTTCACATTTATTTGGCCTGTTTCCAGGGCACACAATAACTCCTGACAAAACTCCTGACCTCTGTAAAGCCGCAGATTATACTCTAATTAAAAGAG GAGAGGAAGGTCCAGGGTGGTCAACAACTTGGAAAGCTGCGTTATGGGCAAGACTTAAGAACAGTGAGCATGCATATCGCATGTTAAAGCACTTGATTGTATTGGTGGACCCTTTTCATGAAAGTAACTATGAAGGAGGACTCTACAGTAACCTCTTCACTACACATCCTCCATTCCAGATTGATGCTAACTTTGG TTTCTCAGCAGCAGTTGCAGAAATGCTTGTTCAGAGCACAATGAAGGACCTTTACTTGCTTCCGGCATTGCCTCGCGACAAATGGCCGAACGGCTGCGTGAAAGGATTGAAAGCACGTGGCGGGATCACAGTGAACATATGCTGGAAAGAAGGTGATCTGCATGAAGTTGGGCTTTGGTCAGAAAACCAGAAATCCCAAGTGAGACTACACCATAGAGAAACCATGGTGCTAGCTGAATTATCACCAGGCATAGTTTACTCTTACAATAATCAGTTGAAGTGTGTGAAGACATACTCTCTTTAA